The Proteus sp. ZN5 genome includes the window GGAATACCTCAAAATGACTACTGTCATTACTGAGTTTTTTAGCTTGCCAATCTCCAGTTTCACCTGTGAATTCTTGTTCACTCCAACATCCCATTCCAATGGTCTGTTTTAAATTCATATCGTTATCAGGCATGATGATTTTTCCAGTACCCGGGACGATACGAACTAAATGATGAAATTGTTTTTGAATTGCCGCTAAATCATCAAAAATATCAGCGTGATCGAATTCAAGATTATTTAAAATCAATGTGCGTGGAGAGTAATGAACAAATTTAGAGCGTTTATCAAAAAAAGCACTGTCATATTCATCTGCTTCAATCACAAAGAAAGGGCTTTCACCTAACTGTGCAGATACTTGGAAGTTACCTGGTACACCACCAATTAAAAATCCCGGTTTATAACCACAGTCTTCTAAAACCCAAGCCAGCATACCCGCTGTTGTTGTCTTGCCATGAGTTCCGGCAACGGCTAACACCCAGCGTTCAGGTAAAATATAATCATGTAACCACTGAGGGCCAGAGGTATAAGGCAAACCTTTTTCAAGTACAGCTTCAACACAAGGATTTCCTCGTGTCATCGCATTACCAATAATCACCATGTCAGGGGCAGGTTCTAATTGTTTTGGGTCATATCCCTCAATCAGTTCAATTCCCTGATTTTCTAATAAAGTACTCATGGGTGGATAGACATTAGCGTCTGAGCCGGTGACTTTATGTCCCTTTGCTCTAGCGAGAATGGCAAGACTTCCCATAAAGGTGCCACAAATACCAAGAATATGAATGTGCATGAATTTCTGTCCAATAGCATGAAGTTGGTCACTATTCTAACGATCAAAAAGCAGATAAGAAACGGATTAACCTTTGAATCATCCGATTCTTTGGCTAAACTTGCCACCACCAAGGAGATTTTTCTCCTTTTTTACTTTACCCACTCACATTCAGGACCTGCGTCATGAAAACATTAGGCGAATTTATCGTCGAGAAACAACAAGATTTTCCCCATGCAACTGGTGAACTTACTGCACTACTTTCAGCAATTAAGCTTGGGGCTAAAATTATCCACCGTGATATTAACAAAGCAGGGTTAGTCGATATTCTTGGTACTAACGGTGTTTCTAATGTTCAAGGTGAAGCCCAGATGAAACTGGATCTTTACGCGAATGAGAAACTAAAAGCTGCATTAAAAGCGCGTGGTGAAGTTGCGGGTATCGGATCAGAAGAAGAAGATGATATTGTTATCTTTGAAGGTGATCGTGCTGAAAATGCTAAGTATGTTGTACTAATGGATCCTTTAGACGGTTCGTCGAATATTGATGTAAACGTTTCCGTCGGAACAATTTTCTCTATTTACCACCGTATTACACCAATTGGTCAATCTGTCACTTTAGATGACTTCTTACAACCAGGTCATCGTCAAGTCGCAGCGGGCTATGTCGTTTATGGCTCATCAACCATGTTAGTTTATACGACAGGTTGTGGTGTTCATGCCTTTACTTACGATCCATCTTTAGGTGTATTCTGTTTATCTCATGAAAGCGTACATTTCCCACCAACAGGAAATATGTACTCAATCAATGAAGGTAACTACATCAAATTCCCATTAGGTGTAAAAAAATACATTAAGTATTGCCAAGAACAAGACGCAGCAACAAATCGCCCTTATACCACACGTTATATTGGTTCTTTAGTGGCTGATTTTCACCGCAACTTACTGAAGGGGGGGATTTATATTTATCCAAGTACTGCAAGCCACCCTAC containing:
- the mpl gene encoding UDP-N-acetylmuramate:L-alanyl-gamma-D-glutamyl-meso-diaminopimelate ligase — translated: MHIHILGICGTFMGSLAILARAKGHKVTGSDANVYPPMSTLLENQGIELIEGYDPKQLEPAPDMVIIGNAMTRGNPCVEAVLEKGLPYTSGPQWLHDYILPERWVLAVAGTHGKTTTAGMLAWVLEDCGYKPGFLIGGVPGNFQVSAQLGESPFFVIEADEYDSAFFDKRSKFVHYSPRTLILNNLEFDHADIFDDLAAIQKQFHHLVRIVPGTGKIIMPDNDMNLKQTIGMGCWSEQEFTGETGDWQAKKLSNDSSHFEVFHKGERVGEVCWGLSGEHNMQNGLMAIVAAHHVGVLPADACEALDKFINARRRLELRGEVNQVCVYDDFAHHPTAILATLEALRSKVGGTARIIAVLEPRSNTMKMGISKDDIAPALGRADEVFLFQPPNIQWLVSDIAEHCVQPARWSTDLDTLVDMIAKEAQAGDHILIMSNGGFGGIHEKLLAKLAQPKDSDSQY
- the fbp gene encoding class 1 fructose-bisphosphatase, which translates into the protein MKTLGEFIVEKQQDFPHATGELTALLSAIKLGAKIIHRDINKAGLVDILGTNGVSNVQGEAQMKLDLYANEKLKAALKARGEVAGIGSEEEDDIVIFEGDRAENAKYVVLMDPLDGSSNIDVNVSVGTIFSIYHRITPIGQSVTLDDFLQPGHRQVAAGYVVYGSSTMLVYTTGCGVHAFTYDPSLGVFCLSHESVHFPPTGNMYSINEGNYIKFPLGVKKYIKYCQEQDAATNRPYTTRYIGSLVADFHRNLLKGGIYIYPSTASHPTGKLRLLYECNPMAFLAEQAGGKASNGKERILDIEPKELHQRMPFFVGTKSMVEQAESFMAQYPDEE